Within the Pseudomonas putida genome, the region CCGTTCACAAGCGCTCTCGCGCGAATCTTGAAAGCCTGGGCAGCGGGCGGCCGGCAGGACGCCACCGCTGCCCCACTTAGCCGATGTGCATAGCCTATGAAGCTCCATCAACTGAAAGTATTGGTTACCATCTGCGAGAGCGGCAGCTTTCAGGAAACTGCGCGCTTGCTGCACCTTTCCCAGCCCGCGCTCTCCCGCACCATCAAGGAACTTGAGACGTCCCTCGGGGTGCCACTGTTGGTACGCTCCAACCGTGGCATCACCACCACCGAATATGGCGAACGCCTGGTGCGCAGGGCGCGCCTGATGCTTGAAGAGGCCAGCCGCGCCCGTGAAGAGATCGCGGCGCTCAAGGGCCAAACCCATGGCCGGGTATCGATCGGCCTGTCGCCGGCGACTCCCAGGGCGCAGGTGATCACAGCCATAAATCAGTACAGCGAGCGCTACCCACACGTGCGCCTACGCATTCACGAGATGCGGCCCTCAAAACTGATGGAGAGCCTGCGGGAAGGGCAAGTGGACCTGGCATTGTCCTGCCAGCCGGCAAGCCGATACGGCGATGGGTTTCAATGGACCGAGCTCTACAATCAACCCACGGCGCTGGCGGTGCGCAAAGGCCACCCGCTGCGCAAGGTGCGCTGCCTGGAGCAGCTACGCGAACAACGGTGGCTGTTGCAGGAGCCGCTGGAAAGTTCACAGATCGGTTTGATGTTCGAGCAATATCAGCTCGCACCGCCTGAAAACATCCTCGAATGCTCCGCCGGGATCATCTTCTGCGAACTGGCACGCGCGACTGATGTGATCAGCTATTGGCCGCTTCGCATGCTCGACTACGTCAACCGCACCGACCAGGGGCTGGAAATACTGAACCTTGAGGAGCAAGTGCCCGCGCTCAATATCTCGCTGGTTTATCGAAACCAGGAATTGCTCACGCGAGAAGCCAGGCTACTCGCTGATGAACTCGAGTATGTGTTCGTCAACCCTCAGGCACCGAAGTAAAGCGATCCAGGGCCGCTTCGCGGCCCATCGCCGGCAAGCCAGCTCCTACCGTTACCGCGCATGCCTCAAGAACTGCGCGGGCATCGAGAGAGCTGGCAGCGCCACAAATCACTTCACGTCGGTAATCTGCTGCGCGGTGCCATCGGCGGTTGCGGCCGGGACACTCGCTGCGGCCTTCGCACGGTTGCGTCGGCCCTGGCTGCGTTGCCGCGAAGCCTGTTGCTTGGCATGCAGCGCCTGAGCGGCGGTCACGGTGCCAGCGGGTTGACCATTCAAGTCAAGGCGCGGTGCATTCTCCACCATGGCTGTCCAGTACCGCGCTCCGCGGCACCAGGTAGAAATGCCCAGCTTGAGTTGTTCGCGGGTCAGGCCGAGCAGTTCCAGGTGCTGCTCGGCATCCTTGAAAATACCCTCCTTGAGCGGCACCTTGGGCGCCGGATTGACAGGGAAGGCCAATGGAAAATGCTTCTGCAATGGCCAGATCGCCTGCACTGCAGGGTCCAGGTCGCGAGGCTTCGCCTGGGGGGAAGCCTTGCGCTTGGGGTGTTTACCACCCTCGCCTTTTACCTGCTCTTTTTCCGACCTGAGGCGGTCACGTAGCTCAGCTAGTTGTTCAAAACCCATCGTTCAATTCACTGCTTCGAGGTTGATTGCGTTACGCAAGGATATGCCATGCAAGCCTTGAACGCAGCTAGAACAGGATAAACCGCCGCTCAATGGGGGCTGCGACTAAGCATTCAGCGCCCGTTTCAACACCTCGTAGATCTTGCTGTCACCAGATTGAGCGACGTTGAAACGCAGGTAATCACCCGCACTCATGGACTGGCTGAACGCATTGCCGGGCGCGAGCACCACGCCTTCCTTCAAGCACACCCTGGCCAGCGTCGCTGCATCCTTGCCCTGAGGGAGTTGGCACCACAGGTACATGCCTGCCTGGGGCACCAGCCAAGGCTTGATCCCAATCGCCTGAAGCCTCGCGAC harbors:
- a CDS encoding LysR family transcriptional regulator; this encodes MKLHQLKVLVTICESGSFQETARLLHLSQPALSRTIKELETSLGVPLLVRSNRGITTTEYGERLVRRARLMLEEASRAREEIAALKGQTHGRVSIGLSPATPRAQVITAINQYSERYPHVRLRIHEMRPSKLMESLREGQVDLALSCQPASRYGDGFQWTELYNQPTALAVRKGHPLRKVRCLEQLREQRWLLQEPLESSQIGLMFEQYQLAPPENILECSAGIIFCELARATDVISYWPLRMLDYVNRTDQGLEILNLEEQVPALNISLVYRNQELLTREARLLADELEYVFVNPQAPK
- a CDS encoding ProQ/FinO family protein, encoding MGFEQLAELRDRLRSEKEQVKGEGGKHPKRKASPQAKPRDLDPAVQAIWPLQKHFPLAFPVNPAPKVPLKEGIFKDAEQHLELLGLTREQLKLGISTWCRGARYWTAMVENAPRLDLNGQPAGTVTAAQALHAKQQASRQRSQGRRNRAKAAASVPAATADGTAQQITDVK